TTCAATCTCCGGATATAGATTAACACATTGCATGCCTCCCAGTCCGTCCACGGGTTCCATATCGGTAATGGTTGTTCTTTTTTGACTGTGTTCATAGGTTGTCGTTATAACCTTCATCATACTTGCTACCTACCTTTCTACTTGTTCGTATCTATGTATACTTACTCCAATTCGATAATAATTTCCTTCACTGATCCGTTGCGAATCTGCTCTGCTCTTTCACCCTTGATATAGGCAGCTGTAATCTCTTCCTGCATTTCTGGAAGGAATATCCTGCTGACTTTAGCACCATCAGGGCCATAGGTGTTCTTATGTGATGGATTAGAGTATGTAACCTTGCAATTTTTCAGGAAGGTAAAAGATACTTCTCCTCTTTCATCGAACATCCAGCCTGCAAGCTTCGGCTCAAAGTGCAACTGCAGCTCGCCATCCACATAGGCAAAAACCTTTTCTCCCATAAACATCTCTATCCATATGGAAATTGCTTCTGTTGTAGAGCCAGATAACCTGGCAACATATCCTCTTCCATGGATACTCTCATTCGGATTCACACTGGAGGCTATGAAAGAAGAATTCTCTAAGATACTCCTTCCATATTCGGCAGGGTCCCGGAAAACAACCATAGCAGTCTTAATATCCTCATAAAATTCATCATAGAGACCTGCTTTTAGCATGGACAGCAGATATTTATACTCCATATGCAGGAAGATGCTTTCTCTCTCCAGCCAGCCTGGTGTGAAGGCACGGATTCTTCCGTTCTCCATTGCAATATGTTCAATGGATACACTGGTTTTATACATTTTCAGCTTCTGATCGAAAAGATCACTGTTACGAACATTGGAATATAACTCCCGTGCTTTTGAAGGATCAGACAGGGATGCAAGCATTTTCACCGGCCCCTCCAGAAACGGTGGAAGCGGTTGAACCTCAAAGGCTTTTACCTTTGCTTTCGGTAATCCGTAATGGCTAATTACCGGATTACCCTCCTCATCGATCACCGGTTCAAACTTGGAAGCACGGAAGGTAAAATAGGTAGGAACGATTCCGTTACCTAAGTCACAGGCTTTTTGTATACCTGCCTCCAGTTTTCTATAAAACGCCTGATAAATCTTTAATATATCAGTGGTATCATGCTCCTGATAATTTCCACTGGTAGTAAAGCGTACCGTATCACGGTATTTTTCTCTAAGGGTAGATACGGTATCCCAGTAGGCAAAATCACTCCAGTTCTCCTGTTCCGATCTCTGAAGAGCATTGTATACTTCAGTTAAGAATACACTAATCTCGGTTGGTAAAAGAAGTGTCTTTACGTTACCGACTTTATTACAGATAAAGCTTATCATCCTCTTGAGTTCAAAGGTTTCAGCCATACCACTGCCGAATAGTCCAGGTAATCCGTTCATTGCATCATTCCAACCGGGTTTACCTGCTTCCATCTCCACACCCATACCAAATGCATCCAGGGATGAGAATTTATTTAGTGATAATGAGATTAGCTTCCCCATTAGTGTAGTAACGACATAATCCCCCTTCACCGTTTTCAACCAGTTGGTTCCATTCTTTCGAAAGCCCTGTCGATTCATCTTCTCTTCATCATGAACAAGAGCTCCATATTGCCTAACCTCATTCTTTTTCGTTATTACATATTTTTCACTTCGAGGTAATACTCTTGCCGGGCTATCATAGAAACGGTAGCTTTGATCATCGAATAATATCTCCTTCTCCTTATCCGGGAATATGCAAAGATAGCTGTCGATCAAATCCATATTGTAATCCCAGTGATCACTCCAATAGCCCTCACCAAAACCCGCCTCAATATTCTGATCACAATATGTAAGGAGTTGCTCTAAAAACTGATCCTCACCACAGAGCACTGTAATACCATGGGTCGCTATATAATTAGCAATCTGTCCAGGTGTGAAGGCTTCGTTGGTCAGCTTCATTAATTGATCACAGGGCTGCTTGATATTCTGTTGAAAAAGCTCCTTCACTTTATCCTTATTCTCCGGTTTCACAGTAAAGGTGGATGGTCTAACCTCAAGCGGATTATATCCATCTGCCTGAATCAATCCAAAAAAGGTTTTAATATTAAAATCTCCAATGTCCTTCTGAAAGAACACATCATTTCTACGGTTCTGATTCACGTCACGGAAATTACCGTTTCCCTGGGAATAATACTCTCCTGCAATGGAAAAGAAATTATAATCTCTTTCCGGATCACCATGCTTTCTGCTGAATAGGTGTATCACCGATTTATTCCCATCTGGATGAAATACAATAGGGTAACCTCCCCGTAAGAAATTATCAAGGTAATTCTGCTCCATATATTGATCAAACACCGGCACGGCGGTATGTGTCTTAATATCCCTGGTAAGATCATTCACGATTTCCTCTGCCTGCTTTTCCTTCTCACAGAAGAAATTCTTGCCGCAGAATTCCTTCCTCTTTTCGTTTAGCTGCTCCGTTGTGGCTGCAAAACCAGTTAGAGAGTGAAATACATAGCTTTCTCCGGGGTTCAGTGTAAAGGAAAGCGGAGTGAAACCACAGGGAACCTTATTATAGAAGCAAGGCTTGTTCTTCATCAGTTCTGATAATGTCTGATTATAAAAAGCAACGGGATGAACCAAAGAGGTATCATAATTAAAAATCAGCTCCGCATCATAGATCACCGGAAGAACCTTTCCCTCATTAATTGCCATATAGAAATATCCGCCGCCTTCTGCATCCGAAAATTCTTCCGAATCCTCAGTGGATGCCCGCATGGTATAGAACGGTGCATTATTTTCAATATTCTTAATATCAGTCCAGCTCTTAAGTAGGTTAGACATCTCTTTATAGGAGTTGTTGGCAATCCCATAGGGAATAATCTTCGGAAGTCCATCGAGCATCTCAAGCTGTTTCTCATCCTTACCAATATTCTCGACCTTAACTTTTCTTATCAATGCACCAACGGAATCATTTGGAAGTACATAGTATTTAACTGTGAACTTAAGTCCATACTTCGTATTTACTTCCTCCAGCCATATACTATTCTTACGAATGTTAAAAGTACGCTTTGCATTAGGATCAAAAGTAAAAAAAGGCTCAAAGAATTGGTCTTCCCATTTTACAAAGGTACGAAAGCCTTTTATTGATGTGTTTTCATAAGCCGTATTAGCCGGATTGAATTCCATAATCGCATTGTTCTTATTGTGAATGCCGAAGCTGTTAATTCCCTGTCCCCGGTTCGTATAATATACCCAGATTGGAACTCCCTTCACCCCCGCAAGTCCGGGAAGAAAGCTTGAAAAAGCCGGAAGCTTGTCAAAGTCCTCCATAATATAGGCGTCATCCTTTAGATAGTATTTTCCCATGTCATTTTCTCCTCAATCGTAATATTTTCTCAAGATTCATATGTAAAACTTATATTATTATCACAACTGCATCCTCGCCTGCAAGACCCACTAAAGTCTTACAGCGCAGGAATCTCTGATTACCAAATCAGGCCTTAGCTTCGTGATTTTTCCCTGAACAAACTTCTGTTCCATCAATCGGAACAGCTCTGTGGCACCCATATCTCCAAGTTCTGTAACTGGACTGTGCACTGTAGTAAGCGCCGGCTTATAATAAGCAGAAAGTAAAATGTCGTCATAGCCAATGACACTTATTTCTTCGGGTACCTTATATCCTACTTCCATAAGAGCGCGAATACACCCCCAAGCCATTTCATCATTAGCACAGAACATGGCATCCGGAAGATCTATTCCTTTCAACAGCAACACACGCATTTCGCTATATGCGACCGCCTCTTCAAAATAACCATTAAGCATGATATTCTCGTCCACAGAAAGATGATACTTTTCCATTACATTACAGTAAGCCTGAAATCGTAATTCATCATCCCTATTACCAATTCCGCGAATATATCCAATTCTACGATGTCCTTGTTTAATCAGATACTCCATTGCCTTGCTGGCACCTTCCAAATGATCAATCACCACACTTGACAGGTTCTCACCGTAGTATTCTCTATCTATAAATACAATTGGCATACCGGCTGATGAAATACGCTCCACATATTCCTCATGAAGCTGCTCATTAAAGACAATTGCTCCTTCCACACCGGAGGAGGTAATCATACTATAGATCTCCTCACTGGTATTCTCATTACTGATATAAATATTAAGCAGATATCCTTTTCGCCTGCATTGCATGTGTATGGCCTGCATCAGCATACGATAAAAGTCACCCTGTATGCTGGGCAGGAATAAACCGATGGTATTTTTCTTATTGGATTTTAAGAACTTTGCATTCATGTTCGGTACATAATTCAGTTTATTTACCGCATCCAGAACCTTTTGCTTTGTTTCCTCGCTGACAATATCCACATGGTTTAATACATTTGAGACCGTAGATATCGCTACTCCGGCTTCCTTTGCTACATCTTTAATCGTAACCATTTCACTTTCACCGCCATTTTCTATTTCCATAACTGAATTATATAATTATTGCACAATTTTATCAATAATAAAATTGTTTTTATTCGTGTTTTTAATCAATAATTAAAGAATTTTATCTTCTATCCCATGTTTTACCTCATATCATCTCCGATATCTACCATATATTAGAAATATTATAATATTATCTAATACTTTTTATATTACTATTCCATCAACCTTTCATAAAAATATAATAAAAACGTTTTTATACCGAGATAGTAAAAAGGGCCGTCGCATAATGTATATGCAGGGATATAACTTACCATAATGCACTGTCGGAAGAACATATTGCTGTATTTCGTATGAATCAGGCGAAGATTTATGTTCGACTGAGACATACGAAATCAGTAACATGTACTTCCGTCTGTGTGTGGGGTAAGTTATATCCCTGCCGCTACATTATGCGATGGCCCCTCGCAATCCTATTCTGCTGCAATTCTTAATTCCTGACCGATATATATGAGATTCGGGTTCTTAATAGTATCTTTATTCCATTCGTAGATCTTCTTCCACTTTCCAGCATCTCCGAATAGTTTAACAGCGATTTTCCAAAGGTTGTCACCCTTTTGAACTACATAGGTACTATCTTCGCTTGATTCGTCTTCGGTATCAGTTACCTCTGGAACCTCTGTTACTTCAGGAGTCTCTGTAACCTCAGGTACCTCTGCATTAAGCCCAACGATTTTAATTCTGTTAGCACTTTCCTGGTTGATCGTGCCCTTTTCTTTCAGATATTCCAGTAATACATCTTCAATGGACCCAAATTCGTTCTCCACCTTAAAATCAGCAAGCATGGTATATCCGTCTCCTCCTGCTATGATAAAATCGTTAGTAGCAAGGAGATATTCTGCTTTTTTATCAATTGCAACTCCATTCACTTTCACGTCGGATATCCGTTTCCCAGATAGCTTGGAGGCATCAATCGTATAGGTAATACCGGATACCTGCAAAAATCCTCCCAGCGGTTCCGGATAAGTACTAGCACCCAATTCCAGCGCTTCTAAAATAGCCTCCCCTGTTACCTTCTTTGTTACTACATAGTTACCAAACGGGAAAACAGTAACCAAATCCTTCCGGCTGATATCTCCAATCTCAATGGATGCACGAATTCCACCGCCATTCGTTATGGCTACATCAGCACCTGTTACATAACGGAATGCATCTGTTGTAAAGTCACCCAAATTCGTCTCTCCGGCGCGTACATGCTCCCTGATGCCATCAAGATATACGGAAGTATGTCCAACTACTTCGGAAAGAAGCTTTTCCTGTTCGTTCTGATATTCAGTAGCTTTATCATCAACAGCCTTATCCGTACCAGTATATTCCGATGCGGAGATGAGATCTGCCTTCATAGCACCATCGGAGCCTATTATGACAACACCAATATTCTGTATGTAATCACCAGTACTTACGATTAATGTGTCTCCTACAGTAAGACCTGCCTCTAAAACAGAATGACTGTGACCATCCACAATCAAATCGATACCATCCACCTTCTCTGCAACAAGCTTGGAAGTATATTCACTGCTTTCATCCAATCCGAGATGAGCAAGAGCTATGATTACCTGTGCACCCTCGGCCTCTAATTCTTTAACCTCTTCCTTGGCTGCTTCTACAGGATTAGTAAATTCAATGCTTGTCACATTCTTGGGGTTAGTCTTATAAGCTGTTTCTGGAGTGGATAACCCGAATATACCGTATTTCACACCATTCTTTTCAATAATGATATGATCCTCAAGGAAATCCGAATTATCTGATTTATTCTTTATATTAGAAGAAAGTAACGGGAAATTCATATTCTTTGAAATTTCCTTCAATGTTGAGGAACCATAGTTAAAATCATGATTACCTGGCGTCATTGCATCGTAACCAGCCAAATTCATGATTTTTACAATGCTTTCTCCCTTTACAAGGTTCGCAAAAGGCAATCCATGCAGGGTATCTCCCGCATCCAATAATATAACCTGAGCCCCTGCTGCCTCATAGCTTTTTTTCAGTGCACTGACAGCCGTAAAGCCCATGTAACCGCTGTCACTGTTAGGTACTGCTCTGGCATGACTATCATTGGTATGCATAATTACAGTCGTTCCTGCCAGGCTTTCTTGTCCGGTTGGAAGTGTTCCTGCTGCCACTGTTTGAAACGGTAAAATCACAAGTGCCAGCATCAACAAAATTGATACAATTCTTCTCCTATGTTTCATATTCATCCACCTTTCTTTATATTGATAAACAATGCTTGATCAAGCATTATCTTATCCATAATAATATATTCCATTATAATCCATTTGGAACAGGCTATCAATATGATTTCATTTAATTTGCTGCTTTCTACATGTCGAAAGCAAAGAATATAATTCTTTATATTACGAAACAGAAGAATTTAAGCATCATATTTTAACTGATAATGTCGCATTTTCTTGTTTTCCGCATAAGATATAGTAGGATTCAGGACGAATCAGTGTATCCAAGTAAAGGAGGAGTAAATATGACAGTAAACGAACTATGCAGACACATCGGCGAAACCGTTACTATTTTTACTGCGAGTGGCGGTGCTTCCGGTTGTGGTTTTACCGGCGTTCTTCTTCGCGTAAATCCTTGTTATGTTACATTAGTTAACAGAATTGGACAGCCGCCGGCAAATCCTATTAGCGAATCGATTTGCTGGGAACTTTTGAACGGAAAAGAAGGCAAAGGCACTCCGGTCTTCATGGTAGGTTCCGTTTGTGATATACCGATCGATAAGATTGTTGCTTTTTGTCATAATGCAGTCTAAATGATAAAAATAAGTAATTATATTAATTTATATGTCTGATAATGTCACATTGAAGAAAAAGAGACATAAGATAAATTAGAAGCTATCTGCTGAAGACAGTAGATGATACTGTGATCAAAATGTAATTGGAGGTATATATATGGCATTTAGAGGTTGTAATAATAATGGCAACGGCTTTAATTGTGGTTTTAACAACGGACTTAATGGTAACAGCCCGAGCTTTGTAGATCATATCAGTGAATTTATAGGAGAGACTGTTACCATCTTTACCACTAGTGGAGGAGCTTCCGGTTGTGGCTTCACCGGATTCCTATTATCAGTCAATTCATGCTTTGTCCGTTTAGTTACAGATCAGGGTCTTCCGCCCAGTAATCCACTAGCCGAAAATATTTGTGGTGAATTCGATGGTGGTCCCGGATGTCAAGGACCAAGAGGCATAGAAGGCTTATTTAATGGAAAGGGGAAAGGAAATGGGAACGGCAAGATTACCGGATCCGTTTGCGATATACCGATTGACAGAATCGCAGCTTTCTGCCACAACGCAGTATAAAGTATGAATGTAAATAATTAATACCAACAAAAAAAGGGGCAATAGCCCTTTTTTCTTGATATTAATTCTGATTTTCTTCCAAAGCCTGTATCTCCCATATTTGTTCCTGCTGTTCCAAACCAAATTGCTCTTTCATCATCTCATTATTACAGGACTCCATAACGAAATTGAATAGTGCTTCCATCTCCTCATCAATCTGCTTTTGAAAATACTTTTGTTGATAGCTTGAAGTAGCAAAGACCTGTAATTGACTAAAATGGCATATCTCTTTTAAATATTGGTACATTATATTACGAAACTCCAGTTCATCCATACCAGCACCTCTTCCCCGCCATTTCTAATGATAGATCAGCTGTATTACTACATTAATTTATACGGAATTAGGAAGACTATTATGCCTTTTTACAATGATGATTATGAACTGTTTGTTATCATACACTGTCTATCCGAATAAAGTACATCCCATTGCTTTTAACTGTACAATTCGTTTCTTAATATCCTCTTCAGAGCATTTAAAATAGCGCGCAAGACAAGGGATGCAAAGATATTCCCTCGCACCCCTGTTAACCAGCCTTCGATAGATCGCTTTTTCATCTCGTTCCAGCTTCTTATTACATTGCATACAATATTGGCCATTATCACTCATTCATTTTTACCAATTCCGCCCGTAAAATCTTACAATGATGCGGTTCCAGTTTACAGGTATAATTTTCGGAGAATTCTCCGATATCCTCATGTTCCCAAAGATCTCTTAGTTTAAAGCCATATCCCGCGCTACTCGGAAGCCCCATATCCCAGAACTGCAGAGAGCCTTCACCGGTGTCCTCTCCCATATTGAAGAAGCCGATTCCATAGCTTCCGTCAGACATAGGTTTAATATATATTTTAACATCGGGATTATTCCACTGTTCCATACTATATGCCTGACGTCCCTCCGGATCCTGATTCAGCGCAATCACTTCTTTATTTGTTAAAATCTCCCTCGTTTTCTCGTTCATATTACGGATATCACATCCGATCATCAAAGGAGAATTCATGATGCACCATAGAGAGAAATGAGTTTTGTATTCCTCATCACTGCATCCTCCAAGAGCCACATTTCCCTTACCATACATTCCCACTACCAACATATCGATATCATTATAGCAATAAGGCGCACTGTAGCATTCCTTATTCCACTGGCTCAGGGCCAGCTTCTTTATAGATTCCCAATTATCCTGAATATCACCGGTTGAACGATACATATGTGCGTTGGAAGCTCTTATCCACTCATATGTATTATCATTACCCCAATTGCAGGCACTGAACAGGATTTCCCTGCCACAGTTTCTTAACGCCATACCCATTCGCTTATATAATATATGTCCTGGAATGTTATGAGGTTTGTAGCAGTAATCATATTTCAGATAATCGACCCCCCACTCTGCAAAGGTCTTAGCATCAACAAACTCATGCTCAAGACTGGAAGGATGCCCCGCGCAGGTCATCGTACCGGCACAGGAATACATACCAAACTTTAATCCCTTTGAATGTACATAATCTGCCACTGCTTTCATACCATTTGGAAATTTATTAGGATCTGGTACAAGTAGCCCGTCTTTATCTCGTTTTTTCTCCGACCAGCAATCATCAATGACTATGTATTCGTAACCGGCATCCAACAATCCCAGCTCGGCCCAGATGTCTGCAATTCTCTTAATTAAATCTTCTGATATATCCCAGCCAAATGTGTTCCATGAATTCCATCCCATAGGCGGTGTTTGTGCTAACATATCTTCTTCTCCTTCTATTTCATTGCTTATTTACGAAGTAATAATCGACACCAGATAAAAATCCTTGTCCTCCACTTCGGTATCAATCGTTATGGTAACCTTATGTTTTCCCGGCTTGTCTGCTATCATGACATCCTGTAAATACAGACAATCTCCCCAGGTCTCCTCAAAATTTGCATCCAATATTACAGCCTTCTGTTCATCCTGATCAATCACTACCTTTGCTATGGGAGCAGGATGAACTGCATATTTTCGATACTGTATTGCAATCGTGGCTCCTTCTACTTCAAAGGTAATACTGCTGCCGGCAGTGTTGCCGAACCAGCCATTACGGAAATTATCCCAAACGTTCTCTTTCGGTTTCTTATCCGGATAGAACCCGTTCAGTTCAGGCGTTATACTGAGGTTATTTCTGCGTACCGATGTTATATAGCGGTTTTTCGTAATCGGTTTCTCCGGTACATGATATTCTATGTATTCTTCTTTCCTCTGTACCACCTGCTCATGAATCAAATCAAGCAGATTTGTAATGACTCCTGCCACAAGGCCGTGTCCAAAATCATTGGGATGAAGATTATCCTCACTGATATCCGTATTATTCAAGTTGCCTTTTTCAA
The nucleotide sequence above comes from Variimorphobacter saccharofermentans. Encoded proteins:
- a CDS encoding cellobiose phosphorylase yields the protein MGKYYLKDDAYIMEDFDKLPAFSSFLPGLAGVKGVPIWVYYTNRGQGINSFGIHNKNNAIMEFNPANTAYENTSIKGFRTFVKWEDQFFEPFFTFDPNAKRTFNIRKNSIWLEEVNTKYGLKFTVKYYVLPNDSVGALIRKVKVENIGKDEKQLEMLDGLPKIIPYGIANNSYKEMSNLLKSWTDIKNIENNAPFYTMRASTEDSEEFSDAEGGGYFYMAINEGKVLPVIYDAELIFNYDTSLVHPVAFYNQTLSELMKNKPCFYNKVPCGFTPLSFTLNPGESYVFHSLTGFAATTEQLNEKRKEFCGKNFFCEKEKQAEEIVNDLTRDIKTHTAVPVFDQYMEQNYLDNFLRGGYPIVFHPDGNKSVIHLFSRKHGDPERDYNFFSIAGEYYSQGNGNFRDVNQNRRNDVFFQKDIGDFNIKTFFGLIQADGYNPLEVRPSTFTVKPENKDKVKELFQQNIKQPCDQLMKLTNEAFTPGQIANYIATHGITVLCGEDQFLEQLLTYCDQNIEAGFGEGYWSDHWDYNMDLIDSYLCIFPDKEKEILFDDQSYRFYDSPARVLPRSEKYVITKKNEVRQYGALVHDEEKMNRQGFRKNGTNWLKTVKGDYVVTTLMGKLISLSLNKFSSLDAFGMGVEMEAGKPGWNDAMNGLPGLFGSGMAETFELKRMISFICNKVGNVKTLLLPTEISVFLTEVYNALQRSEQENWSDFAYWDTVSTLREKYRDTVRFTTSGNYQEHDTTDILKIYQAFYRKLEAGIQKACDLGNGIVPTYFTFRASKFEPVIDEEGNPVISHYGLPKAKVKAFEVQPLPPFLEGPVKMLASLSDPSKARELYSNVRNSDLFDQKLKMYKTSVSIEHIAMENGRIRAFTPGWLERESIFLHMEYKYLLSMLKAGLYDEFYEDIKTAMVVFRDPAEYGRSILENSSFIASSVNPNESIHGRGYVARLSGSTTEAISIWIEMFMGEKVFAYVDGELQLHFEPKLAGWMFDERGEVSFTFLKNCKVTYSNPSHKNTYGPDGAKVSRIFLPEMQEEITAAYIKGERAEQIRNGSVKEIIIELE
- a CDS encoding LacI family DNA-binding transcriptional regulator: MVTIKDVAKEAGVAISTVSNVLNHVDIVSEETKQKVLDAVNKLNYVPNMNAKFLKSNKKNTIGLFLPSIQGDFYRMLMQAIHMQCRRKGYLLNIYISNENTSEEIYSMITSSGVEGAIVFNEQLHEEYVERISSAGMPIVFIDREYYGENLSSVVIDHLEGASKAMEYLIKQGHRRIGYIRGIGNRDDELRFQAYCNVMEKYHLSVDENIMLNGYFEEAVAYSEMRVLLLKGIDLPDAMFCANDEMAWGCIRALMEVGYKVPEEISVIGYDDILLSAYYKPALTTVHSPVTELGDMGATELFRLMEQKFVQGKITKLRPDLVIRDSCAVRL
- a CDS encoding 5'-nucleotidase C-terminal domain-containing protein, whose product is MKHRRRIVSILLMLALVILPFQTVAAGTLPTGQESLAGTTVIMHTNDSHARAVPNSDSGYMGFTAVSALKKSYEAAGAQVILLDAGDTLHGLPFANLVKGESIVKIMNLAGYDAMTPGNHDFNYGSSTLKEISKNMNFPLLSSNIKNKSDNSDFLEDHIIIEKNGVKYGIFGLSTPETAYKTNPKNVTSIEFTNPVEAAKEEVKELEAEGAQVIIALAHLGLDESSEYTSKLVAEKVDGIDLIVDGHSHSVLEAGLTVGDTLIVSTGDYIQNIGVVIIGSDGAMKADLISASEYTGTDKAVDDKATEYQNEQEKLLSEVVGHTSVYLDGIREHVRAGETNLGDFTTDAFRYVTGADVAITNGGGIRASIEIGDISRKDLVTVFPFGNYVVTKKVTGEAILEALELGASTYPEPLGGFLQVSGITYTIDASKLSGKRISDVKVNGVAIDKKAEYLLATNDFIIAGGDGYTMLADFKVENEFGSIEDVLLEYLKEKGTINQESANRIKIVGLNAEVPEVTETPEVTEVPEVTDTEDESSEDSTYVVQKGDNLWKIAVKLFGDAGKWKKIYEWNKDTIKNPNLIYIGQELRIAAE
- a CDS encoding glycoside hydrolase family 27 protein, which encodes MLAQTPPMGWNSWNTFGWDISEDLIKRIADIWAELGLLDAGYEYIVIDDCWSEKKRDKDGLLVPDPNKFPNGMKAVADYVHSKGLKFGMYSCAGTMTCAGHPSSLEHEFVDAKTFAEWGVDYLKYDYCYKPHNIPGHILYKRMGMALRNCGREILFSACNWGNDNTYEWIRASNAHMYRSTGDIQDNWESIKKLALSQWNKECYSAPYCYNDIDMLVVGMYGKGNVALGGCSDEEYKTHFSLWCIMNSPLMIGCDIRNMNEKTREILTNKEVIALNQDPEGRQAYSMEQWNNPDVKIYIKPMSDGSYGIGFFNMGEDTGEGSLQFWDMGLPSSAGYGFKLRDLWEHEDIGEFSENYTCKLEPHHCKILRAELVKMNE
- a CDS encoding SGNH/GDSL hydrolase family protein; this translates as MNQNLNSINWKEVYDRGIINIGNLARMKRVMEKATSGKEITIGFLGGSITAGAAATSPETCYAYRVFEWWERTFPRAKCVYINAGVGATSSKFGVARVEEDVLIHKPDMVFVEFSVNDEDTSLYQETFEGLIRKLLLSPVQPALFMFNNVFYDDGRNAQRVHNEIGKYYDLPIVSMKESLYRDIEKGNLNNTDISEDNLHPNDFGHGLVAGVITNLLDLIHEQVVQRKEEYIEYHVPEKPITKNRYITSVRRNNLSITPELNGFYPDKKPKENVWDNFRNGWFGNTAGSSITFEVEGATIAIQYRKYAVHPAPIAKVVIDQDEQKAVILDANFEETWGDCLYLQDVMIADKPGKHKVTITIDTEVEDKDFYLVSIITS